A window of [Clostridium] innocuum genomic DNA:
TTCATTTGTCCCGTGCAGTAAAGCTTTCAGGGATGTGAATGCACATTGCAGATCGTCCAGCTTCGGTGATGAGATGAATTCCTCCTTCACTCCCCAAATGCTTGGGGTCATGCGGTTCACCAGATACAGGTCTGTCCCGAAGATGTCCTCTTTTGCACAGCCCAGTTCATCGGCAAGCAGCTGGGCATAATCACCCTCATTGCATTCTCCGGCTGAGAACAGCGGCAGCATATCTATCTGATTGTTATATTTCATACCGTTATTTACATCACGGTTCATATGAATGGCAACATTGGGAATCAGAAGCAGATCACGGTCAAAGCTTACCAGCCTGCTTGTAAAGGTGTTTCCTTCTTTCACAAGAACACGTCCTGCTAAAGACAGCGGGCGATCCATCCATGTTGCGCACAGCATACCGCCATAGCCTTCCGTATTCAGCTGCAGATAGCCGCCCTTTCCCTTCAGCACTGCTTCTTCCTTAACCTTAAAGGTTGGTGAATCTGAATGGGATGAAGTAACCTGAAAGTGGTAATCCTCCAGACTGCTTCCAATGTGGAAGGCGATCAGACTGGAGCCGTTTCTTGTAGTGAAGTATTTTCCGCCCTTTTCCAGCGTCCAGGCTTCACATTCCCGTAATTCCGTATAGCCGTCTTCTAGCAGCATATCTTTCATAGTGTTCACTGCATGAAAACAGCTTGGACTTTTCTGAATGAAGCTTAGTAATTCGTTCGCAATATCTTTATACATAATTGATTTATCCTCCTGTAATCTACACGTACAGTATAGCATGGTATGCTTACGGGGTAAACATGCCCAATGATATACCAGATCAGCGGAAGGGGGATTTCCTGCAAGGAAATCATACCCTGTGCACAGCATTTTCTATAAATATTTTTTGGAGTCTATGCTAACCTCTCAGACGATTTACCACATTCCTCCTGCATGAAGGGTGAGCAGTAAGGGGAAAAGGTATAATGCATAGGATGAGCCAATAGTAAGAAAGACAAGACCGGCTGATCTTGTCTTAAGGTTTATGCCTTTTCGTTCCTTTTGATAACCGGCAGGATCACACCAAGCGCTGTCAGTACGACTGGTGTGATGACATTCAGTGCTGTGGTGAACATGTCTCCCGGTGTATACATACCCATGATACAGCATGCAGCAGTCAGAATAAAGCACCAGATACCAAAGGTCATAGCGACTCCCTGATTCTTAACAAACCGGTATTCCGGCTGAAATTTGTTTCGTGCCGAACGCAGTGCGATATAGGCGGCAAATACCCATAGATACCGCATAGGCATAGTGACAGAATTCAGCTTGTTCAGCTGTGCAAGCACGCTGGCAGCACCAGGCACGAAGGACTGAATCAGAATAATGCTTCCGGACAAAATGACAACCATCCAGATTCCGTTGATATAAGCACCATATTTGTTTTTCTTAAGCAGTCCGGATGGAATAAACTCTCTGGCTTCCTCGTTGTCCAGCAGCATACGCAGCGGAGCATCAATACTTAATACCAGAGTTGAGAACTGACCGATCATGTTGCACAATGCATAAATAATCAGCAGTGCATCTCCCATGTGATAGTAGCCGCCCAGCTTCTGGAATGCCCAGTAGGAGCCGTTGGATACATAGGAATTAAAGGATTCCTGTGTTCCGTTAATTACGGCAGGATCAAACATCATACCCATTGCAATCGTACCCAGAATGGCACATACAACAACCATGATTGCCAGTGTAATCATACCCTTCGGGAAGCCCTTGCTTG
This region includes:
- a CDS encoding M18 family aminopeptidase; the protein is MYKDIANELLSFIQKSPSCFHAVNTMKDMLLEDGYTELRECEAWTLEKGGKYFTTRNGSSLIAFHIGSSLEDYHFQVTSSHSDSPTFKVKEEAVLKGKGGYLQLNTEGYGGMLCATWMDRPLSLAGRVLVKEGNTFTSRLVSFDRDLLLIPNVAIHMNRDVNNGMKYNNQIDMLPLFSAGECNEGDYAQLLADELGCAKEDIFGTDLYLVNRMTPSIWGVKEEFISSPKLDDLQCAFTSLKALLHGTNEQAVNVFACFDNEEVGSGTKQGACSTFLYDVLQRINDNLGYTKEDYYRAVAKSFMVSCDNAHAVHPNHPEKTDDTNCTYMNKGIVVKFSANQKYTTDAVSSAVFAGICEKAEVPVQHFANRSDAAGGSTLGNLSSQKVSMHTVDIGLAQLAMHSSYETAGIKDSEYMIRALTTFYNTNLHITDSETIEVA
- a CDS encoding amino acid permease; this encodes MESSKKIVWYNLAFMAFSTVWGFGNVLNGFVYFNGIQVIFSWILMFALYFVPYALMVGELGSAFKDSGGGVSSWINETIGPKFAYYAGWTYWACHITYIASKGSGGLKALSWAVFRNAETYDTFPTVYVQLGTLAVFLFFCWVASRGLNPLKKLATIAGSSMFIMSILYILMMFAAPLINPNGGFVTPDFSWDNIFPQFNLQYFTSLSILVFAVGGCEKISPYVNKVENPSKGFPKGMITLAIMVVVCAILGTIAMGMMFDPAVINGTQESFNSYVSNGSYWAFQKLGGYYHMGDALLIIYALCNMIGQFSTLVLSIDAPLRMLLDNEEAREFIPSGLLKKNKYGAYINGIWMVVILSGSIILIQSFVPGAASVLAQLNKLNSVTMPMRYLWVFAAYIALRSARNKFQPEYRFVKNQGVAMTFGIWCFILTAACCIMGMYTPGDMFTTALNVITPVVLTALGVILPVIKRNEKA